From Homo sapiens chromosome 6, GRCh38.p14 Primary Assembly, the proteins below share one genomic window:
- the RAET1G gene encoding UL-16 binding protein 5 isoform X1 → MAAAASPAFLLRLPLLLLLSSWCRTGLADPHSLCYDITVIPKFRPGPRWCAVQGQVDEKTFLHYDCGSKTVTPVSPLGKKLNVTTAWKAQNPVLREVVDILTEQLLDIQLENYIPKEPLTLQARMSCEQKAEGHGSGSWQLSFDGQIFLLFDSENRMWTTVHPGARKMKEKWENDKDMTMSFHYISMGDCTGWLEDFLMGMDSTLEPSAGAPPTMSSGTAQPRATATTLILCCLLIMCLLICSRHSLTQSHGHHPQSLQPPPHPPLLHPTWLLRRVLWSDRYGGRIGSGAKGRWVRREDRDGEFPESHSLWLGPSHPNMRQVNETLCCLLEMTWAALP, encoded by the exons ACCCTCACTCTCTTTGCTATGACATCACCGTCATCCCTAAGTTCAGACCTGGACCACGGTGGTGTGCGGTTCAAGGCCAGGTGGATGAAAAGACTTTTCTTCACTATGACTGTGGCAGCAAGACAGTCACACCCGTCAGTCCCCTGGGGAAGAAACTAAATGTCACAACGGCCTGGAAAGCACAGAACCCAGTACTGAGAGAGGTGGTGGACATACTTACAGAGCAACTGCTTGACATTCAGCTGGAGAATTACATACCCAAGG AACCCCTCACCCTGCAGGCCAGGATGTCTTGTGAGCAGAAAGCCGAAGGACACGGCAGTGGATCTTGGCAGCTCAGTTTCGATGGACAGATCTTCCTCCTCTTTGACTCAGAAAACAGAATGTGGACAACGGTTCATCCTGGAgccagaaagatgaaagaaaagtgGGAGAATGACAAGGATATGACCATGTCCTTCCATTACATCTCAATGGGAGACTGCACAGGATGGCTTGAGGACTTCTTGATGGGCATGGACAGCACCCTGGAGCCAAGTGCAGGAG CACCACCCACCATGTCCTCAGGCACAGCCCAACCCAGGGCCACGGCCACCACCCTCATCCTTTGCTGCCTCCTCATCATGTGTCTCCTCATATGCTCCAGGCACAGTCTGACCCAAAGCCATGGCCACCACCCTCAgtccctgcagcctcctcctcatcctcccctGCTTCATCCTACCTGGCTGCTGAGGAGAGTCCTTTGGAGTGACAGGTATGGGGGCAGAATTGGGAGTGGAGCAAAGGGCAGGTGGGTGAGGAGGGAGGACAGGGATGGAGAATTCCCAGAGTCCCACTCCCTATGGCTGGGACCTTCTCATCCTAACATGAGACAGGTGAATGAGACCTTGTGTTGCTTGTTGGAAATGAcctgggcagctctgccctgA
- the RAET1G gene encoding UL-16 binding protein 5 isoform X2 produces the protein MAAAASPAFLLRLPLLLLLSSWCRTGLADPHSLCYDITVIPKFRPGPRWCAVQGQVDEKTFLHYDCGSKTVTPVSPLGKKLNVTTAWKAQNPVLREVVDILTEQLLDIQLENYIPKEPLTLQARMSCEQKAEGHGSGSWQLSFDGQIFLLFDSENRMWTTVHPGARKMKEKWENDKDMTMSFHYISMGDCTGWLEDFLMGMDSTLEPSAGAPPTMSSGTAQPRATATTLILCCLLIMCLLICSRHSLTQSHGHHPQSLQPPPHPPLLHPTWLLRRVLWSDRKNQAMQRQELKGHGEK, from the exons ACCCTCACTCTCTTTGCTATGACATCACCGTCATCCCTAAGTTCAGACCTGGACCACGGTGGTGTGCGGTTCAAGGCCAGGTGGATGAAAAGACTTTTCTTCACTATGACTGTGGCAGCAAGACAGTCACACCCGTCAGTCCCCTGGGGAAGAAACTAAATGTCACAACGGCCTGGAAAGCACAGAACCCAGTACTGAGAGAGGTGGTGGACATACTTACAGAGCAACTGCTTGACATTCAGCTGGAGAATTACATACCCAAGG AACCCCTCACCCTGCAGGCCAGGATGTCTTGTGAGCAGAAAGCCGAAGGACACGGCAGTGGATCTTGGCAGCTCAGTTTCGATGGACAGATCTTCCTCCTCTTTGACTCAGAAAACAGAATGTGGACAACGGTTCATCCTGGAgccagaaagatgaaagaaaagtgGGAGAATGACAAGGATATGACCATGTCCTTCCATTACATCTCAATGGGAGACTGCACAGGATGGCTTGAGGACTTCTTGATGGGCATGGACAGCACCCTGGAGCCAAGTGCAGGAG CACCACCCACCATGTCCTCAGGCACAGCCCAACCCAGGGCCACGGCCACCACCCTCATCCTTTGCTGCCTCCTCATCATGTGTCTCCTCATATGCTCCAGGCACAGTCTGACCCAAAGCCATGGCCACCACCCTCAgtccctgcagcctcctcctcatcctcccctGCTTCATCCTACCTGGCTGCTGAGGAGAGTCCTTTGGAGTGACAG gaaaaaccaggccatgcAGAGACAGGAGCTGAAGGGACacggtgagaagtga
- the RAET1G gene encoding UL-16 binding protein 5 preproprotein — translation MAAAASPAFLLRLPLLLLLSSWCRTGLADPHSLCYDITVIPKFRPGPRWCAVQGQVDEKTFLHYDCGSKTVTPVSPLGKKLNVTTAWKAQNPVLREVVDILTEQLLDIQLENYIPKEPLTLQARMSCEQKAEGHGSGSWQLSFDGQIFLLFDSENRMWTTVHPGARKMKEKWENDKDMTMSFHYISMGDCTGWLEDFLMGMDSTLEPSAGAPPTMSSGTAQPRATATTLILCCLLIMCLLICSRHSLTQSHGHHPQSLQPPPHPPLLHPTWLLRRVLWSDSYQIAKRPLSGGHVTRVTLPIIGDDSHSLPCPLALYTINNGAARYSEPLQVSIS, via the exons ACCCTCACTCTCTTTGCTATGACATCACCGTCATCCCTAAGTTCAGACCTGGACCACGGTGGTGTGCGGTTCAAGGCCAGGTGGATGAAAAGACTTTTCTTCACTATGACTGTGGCAGCAAGACAGTCACACCCGTCAGTCCCCTGGGGAAGAAACTAAATGTCACAACGGCCTGGAAAGCACAGAACCCAGTACTGAGAGAGGTGGTGGACATACTTACAGAGCAACTGCTTGACATTCAGCTGGAGAATTACATACCCAAGG AACCCCTCACCCTGCAGGCCAGGATGTCTTGTGAGCAGAAAGCCGAAGGACACGGCAGTGGATCTTGGCAGCTCAGTTTCGATGGACAGATCTTCCTCCTCTTTGACTCAGAAAACAGAATGTGGACAACGGTTCATCCTGGAgccagaaagatgaaagaaaagtgGGAGAATGACAAGGATATGACCATGTCCTTCCATTACATCTCAATGGGAGACTGCACAGGATGGCTTGAGGACTTCTTGATGGGCATGGACAGCACCCTGGAGCCAAGTGCAGGAG CACCACCCACCATGTCCTCAGGCACAGCCCAACCCAGGGCCACGGCCACCACCCTCATCCTTTGCTGCCTCCTCATCATGTGTCTCCTCATATGCTCCAGGCACAGTCTGACCCAAAGCCATGGCCACCACCCTCAgtccctgcagcctcctcctcatcctcccctGCTTCATCCTACCTGGCTGCTGAGGAGAGTCCTTTGGAGTGACAG CTACCAAATAGCGAAGCGCCCCTTGTCTGGTGGACACGTGACTCGCGTGActttacctatcattggagacgactcacactccttaccctgccctcTTGCCTTGTATACAATAAATAACGGCGCAGCCAGGTATTCGGAGCCACTACAGGTCTCCATATCTTGA